Proteins co-encoded in one Fusarium musae strain F31 chromosome 3, whole genome shotgun sequence genomic window:
- a CDS encoding hypothetical protein (EggNog:ENOG41), with the protein MTHGLSLSPPVASLIQSCVSSAQAILKTLRALADEDLIEAFLPFQIEYASSSAFLLHLIPIICPSLLSDDSWRDDARYVFDTLIAKGSLIAPLRKVELEQLEQKLSALTPASNIATPEVPNQREDHVDVQEEQNGEPDLQEHVSDETGWDLFAANAMAGLTPGELLDLAEQLDVDSFLYQPEM; encoded by the exons ATGACCCACGGCTTATCACTATCTCCACCGGTTGCATCGCTTATACAGTCATGCGTTAGCTCAGCGCAGGCGATTTTGAAGACGCTCCGTGCCTTGGCAGATGAAGATCTCATCG AGGCATTTTTGCCTTTTCAGATTGAGTATGCCTCGTCGTCAGcgttcctcctccacctaATCCCTATAATCTGCCCATCTCTTCTTTCAGATGATTCATGGCGTGATGATGCTCGCTATGTATTTGACACTCTGATTGCGAAAGGAAGTCTCATTGCTCCTTTGCGTAAAGTAGAGCTTGAGCAGTTGGAGCAAAAGTTATCTGCTCTGACGCCGGCTAGTAATATCGCAACACCGGAAGTACCAAACCAGAGAGAAGATCATGTCGACgtccaagaagagcaaaacGGAGAACCTGACTTACAGGAACATGTCTCGGATGAGACAGGATGGGACCTCTTTGCGGCTAATGCCATGGCGGGGTTGACGCCTGGGGAGTTGCTAGATCTGGCAGAACAGCTCGATGTAGATAGTTTTCTGTATCAGCCCGAGATGTAA
- a CDS encoding hypothetical protein (EggNog:ENOG41), whose translation MGVLLRSIALTTVMANKWLLRPSLAFIALITQSNSAILNPDKNPVLSRILQWTIYDHFCAGNSIPEVSNTVKYIKKLGFHGIILGYSKDVVLDPNVKLPTTGVEDYPKECYDMIDEWKKGNIDTLNMIEAGDLLAVKVTGAGPIAVDALRAGRPMNRYLQKALNDICSETRKRGCQLWIDAEQQAMQPTLDEWTITLMREHNRHGNALVYNTIQAYLKGARQNAKRHIQLAAKEGWTVGIKLVRGAYIENEIRSLIHDTKEDTDNSYNDIADMLISQRVPDEAANLSFPDAALVLATHNAESAQKALGTHRKRLKAGLPTVPMKCAQIMGMADELSCKLLQDYEKAVKENRVTSETPKIYKCLPWGSVQECINYLYRRAVENRGAVERTQHMALAMRQELRRRILG comes from the exons ATGGGAGTGCTCTTGCGTTCCATCGCCTTGACAACAGTAATGGCAAATAAGTGGCTACTACGGCCATCACTTGCATTCATCGCGCTTATCACACAGTCCAACTCAGCCATCCTCAACCCTGATAAGAACCCAGTGCTCAGTCGGATTCTACAATGGACTATCTATGACCACTTTTGCGCTGGGAACAGCATTCCAGAAGTGTCAAATACTGTCAAGtacatcaagaagcttggcttCCATGGCATCATTCTTGGATATTCGAAAGATGTCGTGTTGGACCCCAACGTGAAGCTCCCGACCACTGGCGTTGAGGACTATCCAAAAGAGTGCTACGATATGATCGATGAATGGAAGAAGGGCAACATTGATACTCTTAACatgattgaggctggtgatcTTCTAGCTGTCAA GGTGACTGGTGCCGGACCCATCGCCGTAGACGCTTTACGGGCTGGCAGACCTATGAATAGATACCTCCAAAAGGCTCTCAACGATATTTGTAGCGAGACCCGAAAGCGTGGGTGTCAACTCTGGATAGACGCGGAACAACAAGCTATGCAACCTACACTTGACGAGTGGACCATCACCCTGATGCGCGAACACAATCGGCACGGGAATGCTCTGGTTTACAACACCATTCAAGCTTATCTCAAAGGTGCCAGACAAAACGCGAAAAGGCATATCCAACTAGCGGCCAAAGAAGGCTGGACTGTGGGCATCAAGCTAGTTCGCGGTGCATATATCGAGAATGAGATCAGATCCCTCATTCACGATACAAAAGAGGATACGGACAATTCATATAACGATATTGCCGACATGCTAATTTCTCAAAGAGTGCCCGACGAAGCTGCCAACCTCAGCTTCCCAGACGCGGCACTCGTTCTGGCGACACATAACGCTGAGAGTGCGCAGAAGGCTCTAGGCACACACCGAAAGCGGCTTAAGGCTGGTCTCCCCACAGTGCCTATGAAGTGTGCTCAGATTATGGGCATGGCCGACGAATTGAGTTGTAAGCTGCTGCAGGATTACGAGAAGGCCGTAAAGGAGAACAGAGTCACTTCCGAGACACCAAAGATCTACAAGTGTTTACCGTGGGGCTCAGTGCAGGAATGCATTAATTATTTGTACCGACGAGCGGTGGAGAATCGTGGTGCAGTGGAGAGGACGCAGCATATGGCGCTGGCGATGAGACAGGAGCTCCGACGTAGAATACTGGGTTAA
- a CDS encoding hypothetical protein (EggNog:ENOG41), with the protein MPPLSPPTPKAALSPSPKLLQNQQAASSFSELSYQYRPIEDASIRLVRILPERKTMIKCEIIHVSLEQPPPYMAISYTWGDTGDTRKIEIEGCLIPIAVSLHGALQALRKKHSSVLVWADALCINQKDRDERSQQVQLMPFIYSNADSVAIWLGPEENDSVRAVSLLDAIATTGEPFGSSNISKILAAGTENGDLLAVVSLFGREYWRRLWVVQEVFNAKRIMVYCGSTRLEWKKYQSASVLFSQRRGELIFNNKDQLKRRLATSPDQFSYVQTLIYQGPASLPDLKFHMSDGEEALLQVLRTCRRKLASDPRDKLYGILGVLPASIREEFRADYNLSVKDVYTEIVDFLLKTTEKLDIICEAIHFPVHTSTANLPTFVPDWSHVPQTSAMGFKYNFAASGSSKAICRFRDERLNKLEISGLEIDVVQSKGVVVGTLCNLGDYLMAFLHWRALLLQAIEGRTEQEIQMAEECFAATICLGQIPSEYDRGRWQAEIYHVFANLFRDRLPYIRLDDRLAYCLKSPSEVKAEMRRHFLQIHFGDRMMGRCFCLTQNRRLAMGSGFMLAGDIIVVPLGCSTPILLRAEGTQGEYRYVGDIFIDGYMFGKAVDQWQAGKRQLNKYILH; encoded by the coding sequence ATGCCACCGCTATCTCCACCTACACCAAAAGCTGCCCTTAGCCCGAGCCCCAAGCTACTCCAGAACCAGCAGGCTGCATCTTCGTTTAGCGAGCTGTCTTATCAGTACAGACCCATTGAAGATGCATCCATCAGACTTGTTAGAATACTGCcggagaggaagacgatgatcaAGTGCGAGATTATCCATGTTTCTTTGGAACAGCCTCCTCCTTATATGGCTATCTCGTACACTTGGGGTGATACGGGTGATACCCGAAAAATTGAGATTGAAGGATGTTTGATCCCCATAGCTGTCAGTCTTCACGGCGCACTGCAAGCACTTCGAAAAAAACACTCATCCGTGCTGGTGTGGGCAGATGCTTTGTGCATCAACCAAAAGGATCGTGATGAGCGTAGTCAGCAGGTTCAACTCATGCCGTTCATCTATTCCAATGCGGATAGCGTGGCAATCTGGCTCGGCCCGGAAGAGAACGACAGCGTAAGAGCCGTTAGTTTGCTCGACGCTATCGCGACTACAGGTGAACCTTTTGGTTCCAGCAATATTTCCAAAATCTTAGCGGCTGGGACCGAAAACGGTGACCTTTTGGCGGTGGTGTCACTCTTTGGGAGGGAATATTGGAGACGATTATGGGTCGTCCAAGAAGTCTTCAATGCGAAACGAATAATGGTTTACTGTGGCTCGACTCGTCTTGAGTGGAAGAAATACCAGAGCGCTTCAGTACTATTCAGCCAACGTCGAGGAGAGCTTATCTTCAATAACAAGGACCAACTCAAGAGGCGACTGGCGACTTCACCTGACCAGTTCAGCTATGTTCAGACGCTCATTTACCAAGGGCCAGCTAGTCTACCAGACCTCAAATTCCACATGTCGGATGGCGAAGAGGCTCTTCTACAGGTGTTACGAACTTGCCGCAGGAAGCTCGCATCTGATCCTAGAGATAAGCTCTACGGAATACTTGGGGTCTTACCAGCCAGTATTCGGGAAGAGTTCCGCGCGGACTACAATCTCTCCGTGAAGGATGTGTACACTGAGATTGTCGACTTTCTTCTTAAGACGACTGAGAAGCTCGACATTATCTGCGAAGCGATCCACTTCCCTGTTCATACCAGCACCGCTAATCTTCCAACATTCGTTCCCGACTGGTCACACGTTCCACAAACGTCGGCAATGGGCTTCAAATACAACTTCGCAGCTTCTGGCTCCAGCAAAGCTATTTGCAGGTTCCGTGACGAACGCCTCAACAAACTTGAGATTTCAGGGCTCGAGATTGATGTTGTGCAGAGCAAAGGTGTCGTCGTCGGAACGCTTTGCAACTTGGGAGATTATCTCATGGCGTTCCTACACTGGAGAGCGCTACTTCTTCAGGCCATTGAAGGTCGCACTGAGCAGGAAATACAAATGGCAGAAGAATGTTTCGCAGCGACGATATGTCTCGGGCAAATCCCATCGGAATATGACCGAGGCCGATGGCAGGCAGAAATTTACCATGTCTTTGCGAATCTCTTTCGCGACCGTCTACCATACATCAGACTCGATGACAGACTAGCGTACTGCTTGAAATCTCCATCCGAGGTTAAAGCTGAGATGAGGCGGCACTTTTTACAGATTCATTTTGGAGATCGTATGATGGGGAGATGTTTCTGTCTTACACAGAATCGTCGGCTTGCGATGGGATCGGGGTTCATGCTTGCGGGTGATATAATTGTCGTGCCGTTGGGTTGTTCGACGCCGATATTGTTGAGGGCTGAGGGGACGCAGGGTGAGTATAGATACGTGGGCGATATATTTATTGATGGGTATATGTTTGGCAAAGCTGTTGATCAATGGCAGGCTGGGAAGAGGCAGTTGAACAAGTACATACTTCACTAA
- a CDS encoding hypothetical protein (EggNog:ENOG41): protein MFDYAKGSPERAQLTESIKKLKSSFPVKIPIQISGAEITSKQILKQQNPSNHKEVVAEYATATPEHVNAAIDAALKAKPAWEALPFEDRAAIFLRAAELVTGKYRSDIVAATMLGMGKNIWQAEIDAPAETADFFRHYIDEAWKLYAQQPKVQTPGVWNKMEYRPLEGFVYAVSPFNFTALGATLVGPAALLGNVVVWKPSDSAIHASWLLYQILLEAGLPKDVIQFLPGEPNEVTDAVLKRPEFGALTFIGSTKVFKGLQKKIGNGIGDEIYNSYPRVVGETGGKNWGIVHPTADVKSAALNTVRAAFEYQGQKCSANSRVYVAESVWPEFKKHLQEQVSALKVGDVENYENFINPVIHEASFDKLNKIIEDAKNDKDLELVVGGKTSKDKGYYVYPTVYQTTNPRHEIMTQELFGPILGIYVFPDNEWEETLKLLDTTSRYALTGSIFAKDPYVLRHAQNALKHAAGMLYLNTKCTGAVVAQQPFGGSRDSGTNDKTGTMAHLQRFVSTRTIKEEFVPLEKVLYPSNE, encoded by the exons ATG TTCGACTACGCCAAGGGCTCTCCAGAACGAGCCCAACTCACAGAAAGCATTAAGAAGCTCAAAAGCTCGTTCCCTGTCAAGATCCCCATTCAAATCAGTGGCGCCGAG ATCACCAGCAAGCAAATTCTCAAACAACAAAACCCATCAAACCACAAAGAAGTCGTAGCAGAATACGCAACCGCCACGCCTGAGCATGTCAACGCAGCTATCGACGCCGCTCTTAAGGCTAAGCCGGCTTGGGAAGCTCTGCCCTTTGAAGACCGCGCAGCCATTTTCCTTCGTGCAGCTGAGTTGGTAACTGGTAAATATCGCTCTGATATCGTCGCTGCAACTATGCTCGGCATGGGCAAGAATATCTGGCAGGCTGAGATCGATGCCCCAGCTGAGACGGCAGACTTCTTCCGTCATTATATCGATGAGGCGTGGAAGCTATATGCTCAGCAACCGAAGGTTCAGACGCCGGGTGTATGGAATAAGATGGAGTATAGACCATTGGAGGGCTTTGTATATGCGGTGTCCCCTTTCAACTTTACTGCTCTTGGTGCCACTCTTGTCGGGCCAGCAGCCTTACTCGGGAATGTTGTTGTTTGGAAGCCTTCTGACTCAGCCATCCATGCTAGTTGGCTTCTGTACCAgatccttcttgaagctggTCTACCCAAAGACGTCATTCAATTCTTACCAGGTGAACCCAATGAGGTCACTGATGCAGTCCTGAAGAGACCTGAGTTCGGCGCTCTAACCTTCATCGGCTCTACGAAGGTCTTCAAGGGATTACAGAAGAAGATCGGCAACGGTATCGGAGATGAGATCTACAACTCGTATCCCCGCGTTGTCGGAGAGACTGGCGGCAAGAACTGGGGAATTGTTCACCCAACCGCAGATGTCAAGAGTGCTGCTCTCAACACAGTTCGCGCAGCCTTCGAATACCAGGGACAGAAGTGCTCAGCCAACTCTCGAGTCTACGTCGCTGAGTCAGTATGGCCTGAGTTCAAGAAACACCTTCAAGAGCAAGTGTCTGCTCTGAAGGTTGGAGACGTCGAGAACTACGAGAACTTTATCAATCCGGTTATTCATGAAGCTTCTTTTGATAAGCTTAACAAGATTATCGAAGATGCCAAGAATGACAAGGATCTGGAACTTGTCGTTGGTGGCAAGActtccaaggacaagggATACTACGTCTACCCAACAGTCTATCAGACTACCAACCCTCGTCATGAAATTATGACACAAGAGCTTTTCGGTCCTATCCTTGGCATTTACGTCTTTCCAGATAATGAGTGGGAGGAGACCCTAAAGCTCCTTGACACAACGTCGAGATACGCCTTGACAGGCAGTATCTTTGCGAAAGACCCCTACGTGTTACGCCATGCTCAGAACGCCCTGAAGCACGCTGCTGGCATGCTGTATCTGAACACAAAGTGCACTGGTGCAGTGGTGGCTCAGCAGCCGTTTGGTGGTTCTCGTGACTCGGGTACTAATGATAAGACTGGAACTATGGCCCATTTGCAGAGGTTCGTAAGCACAAGGACGATCAAGGAGGAGTTTGTGCCGCTGGAGAAAGTGTTATACCCCTCCAATGAATAA
- a CDS encoding hypothetical protein (EggNog:ENOG41) has translation MRLNSSAAAVTAAKPAFSAVQPITNFEETIANRPDFDHSSKPIEITKSPDPSWSYGDGVRTGQSPTDKIHREIDPYSPDRSVGQNYRLLISGIAPRPVGFISTVSGDGGVKNLAPFSYFQVVDHDPPMFIVSFSSRFGSAKDTYQNLKDTAECVINTVSENMIEAVNASSIDAPYEVSEWDITGLTEAPTTTVKPSRVRESVLSIEGQVVDIKEFVSKRPGMSNYGMVLIKATRFWVQEDAANEDFSHIEFDKLRPIGQLGGMSYGRISSTFELPRTRWTDEQPKSKLLTKLENEKAS, from the coding sequence ATGCGACTGAACTCGTCAGCTGCAGCTGTAACTGCAGCTAAGCCTGCATTCTCAGCAGTGCAACCAATCACCAATTTCGAGGAAACGATAGCCAACAGACCAGACTTTGATCACTCCAGCAAACCCATCGAGATAACAAAGTCCCCAGACCCATCATGGTCATACGGGGATGGTGTGCGCACTGGTCAATCCCCCACTGACAAGATCCACCGAGAGATCGACCCGTATTCGCCTGACAGATCCGTCGGGCAGAACTACCGACTTTTGATTTCTGGTATTGCACCACGGCCTGTTGGTTTCATCAGCACTGTTTCCGGCGATGGCGGAGTAAAGAACTTGGCgccttttagttattttcAGGTCGTTGATCATGACCCGCCCATGTTCATCGTTAGCTTCTCATCTCGCTTTGGGTCGGCTAAAGATACGTATCAGAATCTGAAGGATACTGCGGAATGTGTCATTAATACCGTTTCGGAGAATATGATAGAAGCAGTCAATGCTTCTTCCATTGATGCTCCATATGAAGTATCAGAATGGGATATTACTGGCTTGACTGAAGCTCCAACAACGACTGTCAAGCCGTCCCGCGTTAGAGAGTCGGTACTTTCTATTGAAGGGCAGGTCGTGGATATCAAAGAGTTCGTGAGCAAAAGACCAGGAATGAGTAATTATGGAATGGTTCTCATCAAGGCTACAAGGTTTTGGGTTCAGGAAGATGCTGCCAATGAAGACTTTAGTCACATTGAGTTTGACAAGCTACGGCCCATCGGACAACTGGGTGGCATGTCGTACGGGCGGATATCTTCGACTTTCGAACTTCCGAGGACAAGATGGACCGATGAGCAACCTAAGAGTAAACTGTTGACTAAATTGGAGAATGAAAAGGCGTCATAG
- a CDS encoding hypothetical protein (EggNog:ENOG41): protein MFSQGGASSLGQQGQGNKRQRTAAMYHRKRAVTACQSCRLRKTKCDNVRPVCGFCSRSGAQCVYPGSGPDSDYSSYDPASLTILDRLNHVVSLLESRPLAVLVNDSESYDSPQGASNLSAGHASITQPLRVAPIHASRDLTTLVPEYDVLQVLERPDFPSASNNCESIMRWPIFQGLVPDTHSFVLELNEDVEARSSDTRGASGGRGVQEEDFVPLSKRFLAYVHVKNPILDVKDYKKKVREAAENGPRWNGESCLVSEEVEPGNHAGNSPP from the exons ATGTTCAGCCAGGGCGGTGCCAGTTCCTTGGGTCAGCAGGGACAGGGCAATAAGCGACAACGCACAGCAGCCATGTATCACCGCAAGCGTGCCGTGACAGCCTGCCAATCTTGCCGATTGAGAAAGACCAAATGTGACAATGTCCGGCCAGTCTGTGGGTTCTGCTCCAGGAGCGGTGCTCAGTGCGTCTATCCTGGCTCTGGCCCTGATAGTGATTACTCAAG CTATGATCCTGCTAGTTTGACTATCCTGGATCGACTCAACCATGTTGTGTCTCTTCTTGAGTCTCGACCTCTAGCAGTACTTGTAAATGATTCAGAGTCATACGACTCACCGCAAGGAGCATCTAATTTATCAGCAGGGCATGCTAGTATCACTCAGCCATTGCGTGTTGCTCCAATCCACGCATCGAGAGACTTGACGACTCTTGTCCCTGAATATGACGTACTGCAGGTCCTTGAACGCCCTGACTTTCCTTCAGCATCAAACAATTGTGAGAGTATTATGAGGTGGCCGATCTTTCAAGGCCTCGTGCCTGATACCCACTCTTTCGTCCTGGAGCTAAacgaagatgttgaagcgaGGTCCAGCGATACCCGGGGCGCCTCAGGTGGAAGAGGAGTCCAGGAGGAGGATTTTGTTCCTCTTTCAAAACGGTTCCTTGCTTACGTGCATGTGAAGAATCCGATTTTGGATGTTAAGGATTATAAGAAGAAGGTCAGAGAAGCAGCCGAAAATGGACCAAGATGGAATGGCGAGTCTTGCCTTGTA TCAGAAGAAGTCGAGCCAGGCAACCACGCAGGAAACTCGCCGCCTTGA